The Phacochoerus africanus isolate WHEZ1 chromosome 15, ROS_Pafr_v1, whole genome shotgun sequence genome has a segment encoding these proteins:
- the LOC125116515 gene encoding immunoglobulin lambda-like polypeptide 5 isoform X1 produces MRPRSGQVGHEDLRRQSPGPGQHWPLILLGLAMGAHGLLPPTTAPQSRAPGTEAPARSSPWRLWDRRFLLRPPPRGTGPRCWPARFWSEPQSPWVVFGGGTQLTVLGQPKAAPTVTLFPPSPEELSTNKATLVCLISDFYPGTVTVTWKAGGTTITQGVDTSRPSKQSNNKYAASSYLSLSAGDWKSSSGFTCQVTHQGSTVEKTVMPSKCP; encoded by the exons ATGAGGCCCAGGTCAGGCCAGGTGGGCCATGAGGACCTCCGGCGGCagagccctggccctgggcagcACTGGCCTCTCATCCTGCTGGGCCTGGCCATGGGCGCTCACGGCCTGCTGCCCCCGACAACAGCACCACAGAGCAGAGCCCCAGGCACGGAAGCACCAGCCAGAAGCAGCCCTTGGCGCCTGTGGGACCG CAGGTTCCTGCTCCGGCCCCCGCCCCGGGGCACAGGCCCCAGGTGCTGGCCTGCCAGGTTTTGGTCCGAGCCTCAGTCACCGTGGGTTGTTTTTGGCGGTGGGACCCAGCTCACCGTCCTAG GTCAGCCCAAGGCCGCCCCCACGGTCACGCTCTTCCCGCCCTCCCCTGAGGAGCTCAGCACCAACAAGGCCACCCTGGTGTGTCTAATAAGTGACTTCTACCCAGGCACTGTGACAGTGACCTGGAAGGCAGGCGGCACCACCATCACCCAGGGTGTGGATACCTCCCGGCCCTCGAAACAGAGCAACAACAAGTACGCGGCCAGCAGCTACCTGTCCCTGTCCGCCGGTGACTGGAAATCTTCCAGCGGCTTCACCTGCCAGGTCACCCACCAGGGGAGCACAGTGGAGAAGACAGTGATGCCCTCCAAGTGCCCTTAg
- the LOC125116515 gene encoding immunoglobulin lambda-like polypeptide 5 isoform X2, with product MRPRSGQVGHEDLRRQSPGPGQHWPLILLGLAMGAHGLLPPTTAPQSRAPGTEAPARSSPWRLWDRFLLRPPPRGTGPRCWPARFWSEPQSPWVVFGGGTQLTVLGQPKAAPTVTLFPPSPEELSTNKATLVCLISDFYPGTVTVTWKAGGTTITQGVDTSRPSKQSNNKYAASSYLSLSAGDWKSSSGFTCQVTHQGSTVEKTVMPSKCP from the exons ATGAGGCCCAGGTCAGGCCAGGTGGGCCATGAGGACCTCCGGCGGCagagccctggccctgggcagcACTGGCCTCTCATCCTGCTGGGCCTGGCCATGGGCGCTCACGGCCTGCTGCCCCCGACAACAGCACCACAGAGCAGAGCCCCAGGCACGGAAGCACCAGCCAGAAGCAGCCCTTGGCGCCTGTGGGACCG GTTCCTGCTCCGGCCCCCGCCCCGGGGCACAGGCCCCAGGTGCTGGCCTGCCAGGTTTTGGTCCGAGCCTCAGTCACCGTGGGTTGTTTTTGGCGGTGGGACCCAGCTCACCGTCCTAG GTCAGCCCAAGGCCGCCCCCACGGTCACGCTCTTCCCGCCCTCCCCTGAGGAGCTCAGCACCAACAAGGCCACCCTGGTGTGTCTAATAAGTGACTTCTACCCAGGCACTGTGACAGTGACCTGGAAGGCAGGCGGCACCACCATCACCCAGGGTGTGGATACCTCCCGGCCCTCGAAACAGAGCAACAACAAGTACGCGGCCAGCAGCTACCTGTCCCTGTCCGCCGGTGACTGGAAATCTTCCAGCGGCTTCACCTGCCAGGTCACCCACCAGGGGAGCACAGTGGAGAAGACAGTGATGCCCTCCAAGTGCCCTTAg